In a single window of the Oscarella lobularis chromosome 4, ooOscLobu1.1, whole genome shotgun sequence genome:
- the LOC136186431 gene encoding uncharacterized protein isoform X3 — translation MQFHWFGQIGSGLVRDSLSRIQDVMAGELCTSLKQWKWMKIAACLMPSFTLANPAWIAVLAFWAPVSQANLSDCVPLPCGPGYGVNLSCGGKCAPCVLGSTYSSLSNNAHVACQPATDPAVIICQSHAKIVSATASQNTHCQCEEDYFLNPTTDRCVPVAQSNPYLTTPASDSPTAAFLNDSGTPTLISFSDSGTPTSTKVTSTIGVGVGSAVGTLLLIILIVCVCLHFRQKQNSFLPKASESAATATKDVEKNTETDNGKEERDNKHPRHIESEECRNDYKDSDPDPDPRRPQGPQLVFLERSSHD, via the exons ATGCAGTTTCACTGGTTCGGGCAAATTGGTTCGGGTTTAGTCCGGGATAGCCTTAGTCGGATCCAAGATGTGATGGCTGGTGAACTTTGCACTTCCCTGAAGCAATGGAAATGGATGAAAATAGCAGCGTGCTTGATGCCAAGTTTTACGCTGGCAAACCCGGCATGGATCGCTGTTCTTGCTTTCTGGGCG CCGGTTTCCCAGGCGAACTTGTCTGACTGCGTGCCTTTGCCGTGTGGACCCGGCTACGGAGTCAATTTGAGCTGCGGTGGAAAATGCGCTCCCTGTGTTCTCGGGAGCACCTACTCAAGTCTCAGCAACAACGCTCATGTGGCATGCCAACCGGCGACAGATCCTGCCGTCATCATTTGCCAGAGTCACGCCAAAATCGTGTCAGCAACCGCATCTCAAAACACACACTGTCAATGTGAGGAGGACTATTTTCTCAATCCGACAACGGATCGTTGCGTTCCAGTTGCGCAATCAAATCCTTATCTGACTACCCCGGCTTCTGATTCCCCAACAGCAGCGTTTCTCAATG ATTCTGGCACTCCAACTTTAATTTCCTTTTCAGATTCTGGCACTCCAACTTCAACTAAAGTAACTTCGACTATTGGTGTAGGTGTAGGAAGCGCTGTTGGAACACTTCTACTCATTATCCTTATTGTCTGCGTTTGTCTGCATTTTCGACAAAAGcaaaattcgtttttgcCAAAAGCCTCCGAGTCAG CTGCGACCGCCACGAAGGACGTTGAAAAGAACACTGAAACTGATAACGGGAAAGAAGAGCGCGATAACAAGCATCCCCGTCACATTGAGTCAGAAGAATG TAGGAATGACTACAAGGATTCTGATCCTGATCCTGATCCTCGTCGTCCACAAGGACCACAACTCGTATTCCTGGAGCGGTCTAGTCACGATTGA
- the LOC136186431 gene encoding uncharacterized protein isoform X1, with product MQFHWFGQIGSGLVRDSLSRIQDVMAGELCTSLKQWKWMKIAACLMPSFTLANPAWIAVLAFWAVRALTETKPVSQANLSDCVPLPCGPGYGVNLSCGGKCAPCVLGSTYSSLSNNAHVACQPATDPAVIICQSHAKIVSATASQNTHCQCEEDYFLNPTTDRCVPVAQSNPYLTTPASDSPTAAFLNDSGTPTLISFSDSGTPTSTKVTSTIGVGVGSAVGTLLLIILIVCVCLHFRQKQNSFLPKASESAATATKDVEKNTETDNGKEERDNKHPRHIESEECRNDYKDSDPDPDPRRPQGPQLVFLERSSHD from the exons ATGCAGTTTCACTGGTTCGGGCAAATTGGTTCGGGTTTAGTCCGGGATAGCCTTAGTCGGATCCAAGATGTGATGGCTGGTGAACTTTGCACTTCCCTGAAGCAATGGAAATGGATGAAAATAGCAGCGTGCTTGATGCCAAGTTTTACGCTGGCAAACCCGGCATGGATCGCTGTTCTTGCTTTCTGGGCGGTAAGAGCGTTGACTGAGACAAAA CCGGTTTCCCAGGCGAACTTGTCTGACTGCGTGCCTTTGCCGTGTGGACCCGGCTACGGAGTCAATTTGAGCTGCGGTGGAAAATGCGCTCCCTGTGTTCTCGGGAGCACCTACTCAAGTCTCAGCAACAACGCTCATGTGGCATGCCAACCGGCGACAGATCCTGCCGTCATCATTTGCCAGAGTCACGCCAAAATCGTGTCAGCAACCGCATCTCAAAACACACACTGTCAATGTGAGGAGGACTATTTTCTCAATCCGACAACGGATCGTTGCGTTCCAGTTGCGCAATCAAATCCTTATCTGACTACCCCGGCTTCTGATTCCCCAACAGCAGCGTTTCTCAATG ATTCTGGCACTCCAACTTTAATTTCCTTTTCAGATTCTGGCACTCCAACTTCAACTAAAGTAACTTCGACTATTGGTGTAGGTGTAGGAAGCGCTGTTGGAACACTTCTACTCATTATCCTTATTGTCTGCGTTTGTCTGCATTTTCGACAAAAGcaaaattcgtttttgcCAAAAGCCTCCGAGTCAG CTGCGACCGCCACGAAGGACGTTGAAAAGAACACTGAAACTGATAACGGGAAAGAAGAGCGCGATAACAAGCATCCCCGTCACATTGAGTCAGAAGAATG TAGGAATGACTACAAGGATTCTGATCCTGATCCTGATCCTCGTCGTCCACAAGGACCACAACTCGTATTCCTGGAGCGGTCTAGTCACGATTGA
- the LOC136186431 gene encoding uncharacterized protein isoform X2 — translation MQFHWFGQIGSGLVRDSLSRIQDVMAGELCTSLKQWKWMKIAACLMPSFTLANPAWIAVLAFWAVRALTETKPVSQANLSDCVPLPCGPGYGVNLSCGGKCAPCVLGSTYSSLSNNAHVACQPATDPAVIICQSHAKIVSATASQNTHCQCEEDYFLNPTTDRCVPVAQSNPYLTTPASDSPTAAFLNDSGTPTLISFSDSGTPTSTKVTSTIGVGVGSAVGTLLLIILIVCVCLHFRQKQNSFLPKASESAATATKDVEKNTETDNGKEERDNKHPRHIESEEWNDYKDSDPDPDPRRPQGPQLVFLERSSHD, via the exons ATGCAGTTTCACTGGTTCGGGCAAATTGGTTCGGGTTTAGTCCGGGATAGCCTTAGTCGGATCCAAGATGTGATGGCTGGTGAACTTTGCACTTCCCTGAAGCAATGGAAATGGATGAAAATAGCAGCGTGCTTGATGCCAAGTTTTACGCTGGCAAACCCGGCATGGATCGCTGTTCTTGCTTTCTGGGCGGTAAGAGCGTTGACTGAGACAAAA CCGGTTTCCCAGGCGAACTTGTCTGACTGCGTGCCTTTGCCGTGTGGACCCGGCTACGGAGTCAATTTGAGCTGCGGTGGAAAATGCGCTCCCTGTGTTCTCGGGAGCACCTACTCAAGTCTCAGCAACAACGCTCATGTGGCATGCCAACCGGCGACAGATCCTGCCGTCATCATTTGCCAGAGTCACGCCAAAATCGTGTCAGCAACCGCATCTCAAAACACACACTGTCAATGTGAGGAGGACTATTTTCTCAATCCGACAACGGATCGTTGCGTTCCAGTTGCGCAATCAAATCCTTATCTGACTACCCCGGCTTCTGATTCCCCAACAGCAGCGTTTCTCAATG ATTCTGGCACTCCAACTTTAATTTCCTTTTCAGATTCTGGCACTCCAACTTCAACTAAAGTAACTTCGACTATTGGTGTAGGTGTAGGAAGCGCTGTTGGAACACTTCTACTCATTATCCTTATTGTCTGCGTTTGTCTGCATTTTCGACAAAAGcaaaattcgtttttgcCAAAAGCCTCCGAGTCAG CTGCGACCGCCACGAAGGACGTTGAAAAGAACACTGAAACTGATAACGGGAAAGAAGAGCGCGATAACAAGCATCCCCGTCACATTGAGTCAGAAGAATG GAATGACTACAAGGATTCTGATCCTGATCCTGATCCTCGTCGTCCACAAGGACCACAACTCGTATTCCTGGAGCGGTCTAGTCACGATTGA
- the LOC136186428 gene encoding sialidase-1-like, with the protein MLCKCFAFLFVIALVFGQGPKMRDLFIAGEAYPCYREPVLLAHSDGTVLAFTEGRNNTSCSGHRDGYPKYILLKRSSNFGETWQSVQLLWQGNPDYYVCVHDAIKDVYWLMIQESETVLISNSKDRGSSWSKPEPLVIQSTFDFVKPAVGHGIQINSSLCKSSKLGNCPHGRLMVPSVCQGKTNGSSAFYSCVVFSDDSGVHWQLGGHAQRYSREVTLVQTVNNSASLYLNERNMSPTPGHRFISRSFNAGETLEDFGVDNSLVEPVNANWTGLVTSMCRFDDGNQSRIIYSSPLNANKRAVMGVRISYDEGFTWKATKTVDPDFAGYSDVQKLNSTTVAILYEHGKNTFADSIAFLTVGIDWLE; encoded by the exons ATGCTTTGCAAGtgtttcgcttttctcttcgtcattGCACTCGTTTTCGGACAAGGACCGAAAATGCGCGACCTATTTATCGCTGGAGAAGCTTATCCGTGCTATCGTGAGCCAGTTTTGCTGGCGCACAGTGATGGCACCGTATTAGCGTTTACAGAAGGGCGAAACAACACTTCATGCTCC GGTCACCGGGACGGCTATCCCAAGTACATTCTGCTGAAACGATCGAGCAATTTTGGCGAGACGTGGCAGTCAGTGCAGCTTCTTTGGCAAGGCAACCCTGACTACTACGTATGCGTGCACGACGCAATAAAAGATGTCTACTGGCTGATGATTCAGGAATCGGAAA CTGTCTTGATTTCAAACAGCAAAGACAGAGGATCGAGTTGGTCAAAACCAGAGCCACTTGTCATACAATCGACTTTTGATTTCGTAAAACCGGCTGTTGGACACGGAATTCAAATCAATTCAAGTCTGTGCAAATCTTCGAAACTAGGCAACTGCCCACACG GACGGTTAATGGTTCCATCCGTTTGTCAAGGCAAAACGAACGG gTCTAGTGCCTTCTATTCTTGTGTTGTCTTCAGTGACGATAGCGGCGTTCACTGGCAACTAGGAGGACATGCACAA CGGTACAGCCGAGAAGTTACACTGGTGCAAACTGTAAATAACAGCGCCAGTTTGTATCTAAATGAACGCAACATGAGCCCAACTCCTGGACATCGTTTTATCTCCCGCAGCTTTAATGCCGGAGAAACTCTTGAAGA TTTTGGTGTTGACAATTCATTGGTAGAGCCGGTGAATGCCAACTGGACCGGACTAGTGACGTCAATGtgtcgttttgacgac GGTAATCAGTCAAGAATAATCTATTCAAGTCCGCTCAACGCTAACAAAAGAGCCGTCATGGGAGTCAGAATAAGCTATGATGAAGGCTTCACGTGGAAGGCAA CCAAGACTGTAGACCCTGACTTTGCTGGATATTCAGACGTGCAGAAACTCAATTCTACGACAG TTGCGATATTGTATGAACACGGGAAAAACACTTTTGCGGACAGTATCGCTTTTCTGACGGTTGGAATTGACTGGCTCGAGTAA
- the LOC136186430 gene encoding mitotic checkpoint protein BUB3-like — protein sequence MAEMEGPNESELLSPPADGITSVAFSPTSNFLLVSSWDKSVRLYDPVTNTLRVQHHHAGAVLDCCFSDTLHSFSGGLDKTLKTFNYADNVEDVLGTHDDAIRCVEYCPSSGLIATGSWDKTVKLWDTRSKTCVTTMNQLEKVYTMAVNGDKLIVGTKGRRVMIWDLRDPSKVEARRESTLKYETRCIRCFPNGQGYVLSSIEGRVAVEFFAPEAQKSKYAFKCHRTKESGVEVIYPVTAISFHPVHSTFATGGCDNLVNIWDAFNRKRLAQFHRYPSSISSLCFNCDGSMLAIASSYMMEDGEKENTPRNSVFIRYVSDLETKPK from the exons ATGGCCGAAATGGAGGGACCAAACGAATCAGAACTCCTTTCTCCACCCGCCGACGGCATAACGTCGGTCGCATTCAGTCCAACaagcaattttcttctcgtctcttcGTGGGACAAG AGCGTTCGACTATACGACCCCGTCACGAACACGCTACGCGTGCAACATCACCACGCCGGAGCAGTATTGGACTGCTGCTTCTCGGACACCCTGCACTCATTCAGCGGCGGACTAGACAAAACGCTAAAAAC TTTTAACTACGCCGATAACGTCGAGGACGTACTGGGAACGCACGACGATGCTATACGATGCGTCGAGTACTGCCCTTCCAGTG GTCTCATTGCCACGGGCAGCTGGGATAAGACGGTGAAACTGTGGGATACAAGAAGCAAGACTTGCGTGACCACGATGAATCAGTTGGAAAAG GTTTATACTATGGCTGTAAACGGGGATAAATTGATTGTAGGAACG AAAGGAAGACGAGTCATGATATGGGATCTTAGGGATCCT AGTAAAGTAGAAGCACGTCGCGAATCGACTCTCAAGTACGAGACTCGATGCATCAGATGCTTTCCAAACGGACAAG gctACGTTCTCAGTTCCATCGAAGGCCGAGTGGCCGTCGAATTCTTTGCGCCCGAAGCGCAAAAGAGCAAGTACGCGTTCAAGTGTCACAGGACGAAAGAGAGCGGCGTCGAAGTCATCTACCCCGTCACCGCTATCTCGTTTCATCCCGT ACACAGCACCTTTGCTACTGGTGGCTGCGATAATCTCGTCAATATTTGGGATGCCTTCAATAGGAAACGTCTAGCTCAG tttcATCGTTATCCTAGCAGTATTTCGTCTCTGTGTTTTAATTGTGACGGGTCAATGCTTGCTATTGCGTCGTCGTATATGATGGAGGACGGGGAAAAAGA aaaTACCCCAAGgaattctgtgtttattcgCTACGTTTCTGACCTCGAAACGAAACCAAAATAG
- the LOC136186429 gene encoding plancitoxin-1-like: MPRYLNVLAVCLCGAISLAAGDVRCKDESGQPTNWFIVYKLPTLPNSDSGFKYAYMDTQTPSFSLSSHTINDSSGGAIASTLAPLYDNPSQNDIAYALYNDEHPDGRKSEYRGHTKGVVAFDEMSGFWLIHSTPKFPSLSTKYDYPEGEARNGQTFLCVTFRTEEFEAISRQLAFDYPWIYANNSVSRYNVPTFVDVLNGRHVTSPPFHSVTSLTSATGGKFISFAKYSSDAVPLYDVIVAPYFRDGLRTETWQNGIGKMSSNCTSGYQVENVKTVNLLGFQFDSTKDHSKWAITTTSKWVCIGDLNRQTSQSERAGGTLCFESNDVWESFNKIAVEIETC, encoded by the exons ATGCCGCGTTATCTGAACGTCCTCGCCGTTTGCCTTTGCGGCGCAATTTCACTTGCTGCCGGTGACGTCCGATGCAAAGACGAATCCGGACAACCGACCAACTg GTTCATCGTCTACAAGCTCCCCACTCTTCCAAACTCGGACAGCGGCTTTAAATACGCGTACATGGACACTCAAACGCCGAGTTTCAGCCTCTCTTCGCACACCATCAACGACTCGTCGGGCggcgcgatcgcgtcgacgctcgcgcCACTCTACGACAACCCAAGCCAAAACGACATCGCGTACGCGCTCTACAACGACGAACATCCCGACGGGAGAAAGAGCGAATATCGCGGCCACACGAaaggcgtcgtcgctttcgacgaaatgTCCGGCTTCTGGCTGATTCACAGCACGCCCAAATTTCCctcgctttcgacgaagtACGACTATCCCGAAGGCGAGGCGAGAAACGGGCAGACGTTTCTGTGCGTCACGTTTCGAACGGAGGAgttcgaagcgatttcgcgACAGCTCGCCTTCGACTATCCGTGGATTTACGCGAACAATTCCGTTTCGCGTTACAACGTTccgacgttcgtcgacgttttgaacggacgtcacgtgacgtcgccgccgtttcacagcgtgacgtcgttgacgtcggcgacgggcgGCAAGTTCATCAGCTTTGCGAAGTACAGCTCGGACGCGGTGCCGctctatgacgtcatcgttgcgCCGTATTTTCGCGACGGGTTGAGAACGGAAACGTGGCAGAATGGGATTGGGAAgatgtcgtcgaattgcaCCAGTGGCTATCAGGTGGAGAACGTGAAGACGGTGAATTTGCTTGGATTTCAGTTCGATTCAACGAAGGATCATTCCAAGTGGGCAATTACGACCACATCCAAGTGGGTTTGTATTGGGGATCTAAACAGGCAG ACTTCTCAGAGCGAAAGGGCTGGAGGAACATTGTGTTTCGAATCAAATGACGTTTGGGAATCTTTTAATAAGATTGCAGTTGAAATTGAAACCTGTTGA
- the LOC136186427 gene encoding alpha-(1,6)-fucosyltransferase-like → MAARRTLLIGLVILTIWLLSVYRGSVFVSRLTEQEDAAGCGTIRLAYLERRVRTLREEVDRLKNEQASCTPQRTPKLKPTSTLSRKLEANENSDRRRDEAQDSVAKRDIPSTTRLADAKSDISKKFDVIALRHLETTVVNWWKTIQYETSQADEKTTKTKKFVDISADHLHHVLIDVARLRNASRLEQRKEVETATSAVQERFRLRQNPPSCGKDVKRLVCSVNKMCGFGCQVHHVAYCFLLAHGLGRVFVLASDMWSYNRGGRGWIDVFEPVSLSCEMKFADYRSLPAYNPKTYDPDAPVVRAHFIDNYVKNNPPYLPFVIPTDLANVVQHFHRIPGLWFLGQIVSYLLRLNGDMQKFIDDLKTSIGFKKPIVGVHVRRTDKLMVEAQRHSIEEYMRSVDDYYQVLETRPIAQKRVFVATDDVRVIHETKGKYQDYALVFNEVAATKARQQRYTLDSLKGIISDIILLSETDYLVCTFSSQVCRLAYELMQTKHVDASDRYHSLDDVYYFGGSRRRRWRAIYPHAPREGATGELEIEVGDVLGVDAILGGYYVGKNEQTGKKGQFPVYKVEEIADVKDFF, encoded by the exons ATGGCGGCTCGACGTACTCTCCTCATCGGGCTCGTCATTTTAACCATCTGGTTGCTTTCCGTCTATCGCGGTAGCGTTTTTGTCAGCCGATTGACCGAGCAAGAAGACGCCGCCGGATGCGGAACAATCCGACTCGCCTATTTGGAAAGACGAGTGAGAACTCTTCGAGAGGAAGTCGACCGTCTGAAAAACGAACAGGCATCGTGTACGCCTCAGCGAACGCCAAAACTCAAACCAACATCGACTTTGAGTCGAAAACTCGAAGCGAACGAGAACTCGGACCGAAGGAGAGACGAAGCGCAAGACTCGGTCGCGAAGCGCGACATCCCATCGACGACTCGACTCGCCGACGCAAAATCGGACATTTcgaaaaaatttgacgtcatcgcgctACGACATTTAGAAACGACGGTCGTGAACTGGTGGAAAACGATTCAGTACGAGACGAGCCAAGcggacgagaagacgacgaaaacgaaaaaattcgtcgacatATCGGCCGATCATCTCCACCACGTCctaatcgacgtcgctcgctTGAGAAACGCGAGTCGATTGGAACAGCGAAAGGAAgtcgagacggcgacgagcgcggTTCAGGAGCGTTTTCGACTGCGTCAGAATCCGCCTTCGTGTGGGAAAGACGTGAAACGATTGGTGTGCTCGGTGAATAAGATGTGCGGCTTCGGCTGTCAGGTGCATCACGTCGCCTATTGCTTTCTGCTCGCTCACGGCTTGGGTCGCGTGTTCGTGCTCGCCTCCGACATGTGGTCGTATAATCGAGGCGGGCGCGGTTGGATCGACGTGTTTGAGCCGGTCTCGTTGTCGTGTGAAATGAAATTTGCTGACTATCGGAGCTTACCCGCGTATAATCCGAAGACGTACGATCCCGATGCGCCTGTCGTTCGGGCGCACTTCATCGATAATTACGTTAAAAATAATCCTCCGTATTTGCCGTTTGTTATTCCCACTGATTTGGCGAATGTCGTTCAGCATTTTCATCGTATACCCGGTCTCTGGTTTCTCGGGCAAATCGTTTCCTATTTATTGAGACTCAATGGCGATATGCAAAAATTCATTGACGACCTGAAAACGTCTATTGGATTCAAGAAGCCAATTGTTGG GGTTCACGTTCGTCGAACAGATAAGCTAATGGTGGAAGCGCAGAGGCATTCAATTGAAGAGTATATGCGTTCTGTTGATGACTATTATCAAGTTTTGGAAACGCGACCTATCGCTCAGAAACGAGTATTTGTCGCAACCGATGACGTCCGCGTGATTCACGAGACAAAGGGAAA GTATCAAGATTACGCCTTGGTCTTTAACGAAGTCGCTGCTACAAAAGCAAGGCAGCAGCGCTATACGCTAGACTCGTTGAAGGGCATTATTTCCGACATAATACTTTTGTCAGAGACGGATTACCTCGTTTGCACGTTTTCCTCTCAG gtttgtCGTCTTGCCTATGAATTGATGCAGACGAAGCACGTTGACGCCTCTGATCGTTATCACAGCCTCGACGATGTCTACTATTTCGGCGGGTCAAGGCGTCGCCGGTGGCGCGCTATTTACCCGCATGCACCGCGCGAGGGAGCAACTGGTGAACTGGAGATTGAAGTTGGGGACGTTCTCGGCGTTGACGCCATTCTGGGTGGCTACTACGTCGGAAAAAATGAACAAACAGGTAAAAAGGGGCAATTTCCTGTGTACAAGGTAGAGGAAATTGCTGATGTTAAAGActttttttga